In Ectothiorhodospiraceae bacterium 2226, a single window of DNA contains:
- a CDS encoding EF-hand domain-containing protein, translating into MKQPLMVLLIAGGFSLSALAQTGIAEGEGEQGEGVGLTMEQFEAFDRTGDGYIEREDAEGEPMLSEQFNDIDKDGDGRISQAEFAAFLAETQQDPEAEQYLEQQAPGEGAPEGGEPGVE; encoded by the coding sequence ATGAAACAGCCACTGATGGTGTTACTGATTGCCGGCGGTTTTTCGCTCAGCGCCTTGGCGCAGACCGGCATCGCCGAGGGCGAGGGCGAACAAGGGGAAGGGGTCGGGCTGACGATGGAGCAATTCGAAGCGTTCGACCGCACCGGCGACGGCTACATCGAGCGCGAGGATGCCGAGGGCGAGCCTATGCTGTCCGAGCAGTTCAACGACATCGACAAGGACGGCGACGGGCGTATCTCTCAGGCCGAGTTCGCCGCTTTCCTGGCGGAGACGCAGCAGGACCCCGAGGCCGAGCAGTACCTTGAGCAGCAGGCGCCGGGCGAAGGCGCGCCCGAGGGCGGCGAACCAGGTGTGGAATAA
- a CDS encoding NrdJb, producing MTTKIEKKIVGYGVVKEEAESSPAAQAAAQSAADGKAEVATPAQVIQMHEKVERPEMLLGSTYKIKTPLTEHALYLTINDIVLNEGTPYEMRRPFEIFINSKNMDHFQWIVALTRIISAVFRKGGDVTFLVEELRSVFDPKGGYFKKGGKYMPSLVAEIGDAIESHMRMIGLIKDEGLDEHQQKLIAEKRAQYENALKTGPGCDDGNDFPPGAQLCAKCQTKAMITMDNCLTCLNCGESKCG from the coding sequence ATGACAACCAAGATCGAGAAGAAGATCGTCGGCTACGGCGTGGTGAAGGAAGAGGCGGAGAGCTCGCCCGCTGCTCAGGCGGCTGCCCAGTCGGCGGCGGACGGCAAGGCCGAGGTCGCTACACCCGCCCAGGTCATACAGATGCACGAGAAGGTCGAGCGCCCCGAGATGTTGCTCGGCTCGACCTACAAGATCAAGACGCCGCTCACCGAGCACGCGCTGTACCTGACCATCAACGACATCGTGCTCAACGAGGGTACGCCCTACGAGATGCGTCGCCCCTTCGAGATCTTCATCAACTCGAAGAACATGGACCACTTCCAGTGGATCGTGGCCCTCACGCGCATCATCTCGGCGGTGTTCCGCAAGGGCGGGGATGTGACCTTTCTGGTGGAGGAGTTGCGCTCGGTGTTCGACCCGAAGGGCGGCTACTTCAAGAAGGGCGGCAAGTACATGCCGTCGCTGGTGGCCGAGATCGGCGATGCCATCGAGAGCCACATGCGCATGATCGGCTTGATCAAGGACGAGGGCCTGGACGAGCACCAGCAGAAGCTCATCGCCGAGAAGCGCGCCCAGTACGAAAACGCCCTGAAGACCGGCCCCGGTTGCGACGACGGCAACGACTTTCCGCCCGGTGCGCAGCTCTGTGCCAAGTGTCAGACCAAGGCCATGATCACCATGGACAACTGCCTCACCTGCCTCAACTGCGGCGAGTCGAAGTGCGGCTGA